The following are encoded together in the Bubalus kerabau isolate K-KA32 ecotype Philippines breed swamp buffalo chromosome 3, PCC_UOA_SB_1v2, whole genome shotgun sequence genome:
- the LOC129647964 gene encoding phospholipase A2, membrane associated produces MKTLLLLAVIMAIGLLQVHGGLLNFRKMIKFTTGKEPATSYSLYGCYCGIRGRGTPKDATDWCCRAHDCCYRSLQSRGCRTKFLKYNVTYQEDQIICEDSDDCKSQVCQCDKIAANCFATNLKTYNKKLRFYNKFQCRGAAPTC; encoded by the exons ATGAAGACCCTCCTGCTGCTGGCAGTGATCATGGCCATCG GCCTGCTGCAGGTCCATGGAGGTTTGCTGAATTTCCGGAAAATGATCAAGTTCACGACAGGAAAGGAACCTGCGACCAGTTATAGCCTCTATGGCTGCTACTGTGGAATACGTGGCAGAGGAACCCCCAAGGATGCAACAGATTG GTGTTGCAGGGCACATGACTGTTGCTACAGAAGCCTGCAGAGTCGCGGGTGTCGCACCAAGTTCCTGAAATACAACGTTACTTACCAAGAGGACCAAATCATCTGTG AGGATTCGGATGATTGCAAGAGTCAAGTGTGTCAATGTGATAAGATAGCTGCCAATTGCTTTGCAACAAACCTGAAGACCTACAATAAGAAGCTCCGCTTCTACAACAAGTTTCAGTGCCGAGGGGCTGCCCCCACGTGCTGA
- the PLA2G2A gene encoding phospholipase A2, membrane associated encodes MKTLLLLAVIMAIGLLQVHGGLLNFRKMIKFTTGKEPATSYSLYGCYCGIRGRGTPKDATDWCCRAHDCCYRSLQSRGCRTKFLKYNVTYQEDQIICEDTDDCKSQVCQCDKIAANCFARNLKTYNKKLRFYNRFRCRGAAPTC; translated from the exons ATGAAGACCCTCCTGCTGCTGGCAGTGATCATGGCCATCG GCCTGCTGCAGGTCCATGGAGGTTTGCTGAATTTCCGGAAAATGATCAAGTTCACGACAGGAAAGGAACCTGCGACCAGTTATAGCCTCTATGGCTGCTACTGTGGAATACGTGGCAGAGGAACCCCCAAGGATGCAACAGATTG GTGTTGCAGGGCACATGACTGTTGCTACAGAAGCCTGCAGAGTCGCGGGTGTCGCACCAAGTTCCTGAAATACAACGTTACTTACCAAGAGGACCAAATCATCTGTG AGGATACGGATGATTGCAAGAGTCAAGTGTGTCAATGTGATAAGATAGCTGCCAATTGCTTCGCAAGAAACCTGAAGACCTACAATAAGAAGCTCCGCTTCTACAACAGGTTTCGGTGCCGAGGGGCTGCCCCCACGTGCTGA